One Candidatus Devosia phytovorans genomic window carries:
- a CDS encoding ABC transporter permease, protein MRRLFAHPSLAIGLIATVIFVALGVLSLVWTPFPIAQIDVARRFLAPGTEHWLGTDNLGRDMASLIMAGTWTSFLVAAIAVVIGVGIGVPLGLAAAAWGGPVEWLVLRLSDFIFAFPAVIVAILITTLIGPGATNAIIAIGIFNIPVFARVARGGALSIATLDFVAAGRLAGLNNAMIAWRHLLPNIVSLLIVQGTIQMSLGILAEAGLSYIGLGTQPPATSLGLMLRDAQGLFLIHPWLSVVPGLAIVLIVIALNIAGDGLRDAIDPRLKQGSSNGLA, encoded by the coding sequence ATGAGACGACTGTTTGCCCATCCAAGCCTTGCCATCGGGCTGATTGCCACCGTGATCTTCGTGGCGCTGGGCGTGCTGTCGCTGGTCTGGACGCCCTTCCCCATCGCGCAGATCGATGTGGCGCGGCGTTTCCTGGCGCCTGGAACAGAGCATTGGCTGGGCACGGATAATCTGGGGCGCGACATGGCCTCGCTGATCATGGCCGGCACCTGGACCAGTTTCCTGGTCGCCGCGATTGCAGTGGTGATCGGCGTCGGTATCGGCGTGCCACTGGGTCTTGCGGCTGCCGCATGGGGCGGACCGGTGGAATGGCTGGTGCTGCGCCTGTCGGATTTCATCTTCGCCTTCCCGGCGGTGATCGTGGCCATCCTGATCACCACGCTGATCGGACCGGGCGCGACCAATGCCATCATCGCCATCGGCATTTTCAACATTCCGGTGTTTGCCCGCGTGGCGCGGGGCGGAGCGCTCAGCATTGCCACGCTGGATTTCGTGGCGGCCGGGCGCTTGGCCGGGCTCAACAATGCCATGATCGCCTGGCGGCACCTGCTTCCCAATATCGTGAGCCTTCTCATCGTTCAGGGCACGATCCAGATGTCGCTGGGGATCCTGGCCGAAGCGGGCCTCTCCTATATCGGGTTGGGCACGCAACCACCGGCGACAAGCCTCGGCTTGATGCTGCGCGATGCGCAGGGGCTGTTCCTGATCCATCCGTGGCTGTCGGTGGTGCCGGGCCTCGCCATCGTGCTGATCGTCATCGCGCTCAACATTGCTGGCGACGGGTTGCGTGATGCGATCGACCCCAGACTGAAGCAGGGAAGTTCCAATGGCCTTGCTTGA
- a CDS encoding ABC transporter permease produces the protein MILFALRRFAGFAVTLLAAAFVIFWLLDLLPGDPAQFILGVNATPDSVARLRLQMGLDAPGYERFLGWIWGMLQGDFGMSYTQRAPVAELIWGRLGVTLPLAVFAMVISVVIGLPLGILAARKRGKALDTGVMVLAQTGIAIPNFWFGMLLTLVFAVSLRWLPPGGFTPWSENLGLALRGLVLPSLALALPQASILARVMRTALVDVTGQDYIRTARAKGLTTGEAVWRHGVRNALLPVLTILGLQFAYLVAGTIVVENVFYLPGIGRLIFTAISERDLVLVRGATVILILVVTATMLVTDIAYALVDPRLRERSGS, from the coding sequence ATGATCCTTTTTGCCCTCCGACGCTTTGCCGGCTTTGCCGTGACGCTGCTGGCTGCAGCCTTCGTCATTTTCTGGCTGCTCGACCTGCTGCCGGGCGATCCGGCACAATTCATTCTCGGGGTCAATGCGACACCGGACTCGGTGGCGCGGCTGCGGTTGCAGATGGGCCTTGATGCGCCGGGCTATGAGCGGTTCCTCGGCTGGATCTGGGGCATGCTGCAGGGCGACTTCGGCATGAGCTATACCCAGCGGGCACCGGTGGCCGAGCTGATCTGGGGCCGGCTGGGCGTGACGCTGCCGCTGGCGGTGTTTGCGATGGTGATCTCAGTGGTTATCGGGCTGCCGCTCGGCATCCTCGCGGCGCGCAAGCGCGGCAAGGCGCTGGATACGGGTGTAATGGTGCTGGCGCAGACCGGCATCGCCATTCCCAATTTCTGGTTCGGCATGCTGCTGACCCTGGTCTTTGCCGTCAGCCTGCGCTGGTTGCCGCCCGGCGGCTTTACGCCATGGAGCGAAAACCTTGGGCTGGCGCTGCGCGGACTGGTGCTGCCCAGCCTTGCCCTGGCCTTGCCGCAGGCGTCGATCCTCGCCCGCGTGATGCGGACGGCGCTGGTCGATGTGACCGGGCAGGACTATATCCGCACCGCGCGTGCCAAGGGGCTGACCACGGGCGAGGCGGTGTGGCGGCATGGCGTGCGCAATGCGCTGCTGCCGGTGCTGACAATCCTGGGGCTGCAATTTGCCTATCTGGTGGCCGGCACGATCGTGGTCGAAAATGTGTTCTACCTGCCGGGTATCGGCCGGCTGATCTTCACCGCCATTTCCGAGCGGGACCTGGTGCTGGTGCGCGGCGCCACGGTCATCCTGATCTTGGTTGTCACGGCAACCATGCTGGTGACCGACATTGCCTATGCGCTGGTCGATCCGCGCCTGCGGGAGCGGAGCGGATCATGA
- a CDS encoding ABC transporter ATP-binding protein, which produces MALLDVSGLSIAFGSNAVVSGLSFAIERSERFGIIGESGSGKTLTSLAIAGLLPEGAKVSGSIMLDETPLPASEKAMARLRGKRIGMVFQEPMTALNPLMRVSEQIAEAIDLNLSGPARSVVPNLLAEVGLEPRHGHRFPHQLSGGQRQRVMIAMALASQPDLLIADEPTSALDLITQRKVLDLIAEICSRRQMALLFISHDLKAVARLCTRVAVMHRGKLVETGPAAEVFASPKQAYTQKLVAASRFDLRPAKGRRLGETLLSVEGISRDYKQGGMLLWAEKPLRAVDDVGFEIARGECLALVGPSGCGKSTLARIVVGLDRATAGQMQLDGVRYHGSDLPKGLRRDLSLVFQDPFGSFNPRLSIGASLAEPLRLEAGLDSAAVKARLVEAVEAVGLDAGMLERYPHEFSGGQRQRLAIARALVTRPKLLVLDEPVSALDVSVRGEVLALLSRLQVEFSLTYLIISHDLDMVAAMADRVLVMEAGKIIEEGRPEQIFAAPQQKLTRDLMAARLPDIG; this is translated from the coding sequence ATGGCCTTGCTTGATGTATCGGGGCTCAGCATTGCCTTTGGCAGCAATGCGGTCGTTTCCGGCCTGAGCTTTGCCATAGAGCGCAGCGAGCGCTTCGGCATCATCGGCGAGAGTGGCTCGGGCAAGACCCTGACGTCGCTGGCCATTGCCGGCCTCCTGCCGGAGGGCGCAAAGGTCAGCGGTTCGATCATGCTGGACGAGACGCCCCTGCCCGCCTCGGAAAAGGCAATGGCGCGGCTGCGCGGCAAACGCATCGGCATGGTGTTCCAGGAGCCGATGACAGCGCTCAACCCGTTGATGCGGGTCAGTGAGCAGATTGCCGAGGCGATTGACCTCAATCTAAGTGGGCCGGCGCGGAGCGTGGTGCCAAACCTTCTTGCCGAGGTCGGCCTCGAGCCGCGGCATGGTCATCGCTTTCCGCATCAATTGTCGGGTGGACAGCGCCAGCGCGTGATGATCGCCATGGCGCTGGCGAGCCAGCCGGACCTGCTGATTGCCGACGAGCCGACCTCGGCGCTCGATCTCATCACCCAGCGCAAGGTGCTCGACCTGATTGCCGAAATCTGCAGCCGGAGGCAGATGGCGCTGCTGTTCATCAGCCATGACCTCAAGGCGGTGGCGCGGCTGTGCACGCGGGTGGCAGTGATGCATCGCGGCAAGCTGGTGGAGACGGGGCCAGCGGCGGAGGTTTTCGCTTCGCCCAAGCAGGCTTATACGCAAAAGCTGGTTGCGGCATCGCGCTTTGACCTGCGGCCGGCAAAGGGACGGCGCCTGGGCGAAACGCTGTTGTCGGTGGAGGGTATCAGCCGCGACTACAAGCAGGGTGGCATGCTGCTGTGGGCAGAAAAGCCGTTGCGGGCGGTCGATGACGTCGGGTTCGAAATCGCGCGGGGCGAATGCCTGGCGCTGGTCGGACCGTCGGGCTGCGGCAAGAGCACGTTGGCGCGGATCGTGGTCGGGTTGGATCGGGCCACGGCAGGCCAGATGCAGCTCGACGGCGTGCGCTATCATGGCTCAGATTTGCCCAAGGGGTTGCGCCGGGATCTGTCGCTGGTCTTCCAGGATCCGTTCGGCAGCTTCAACCCGCGCCTCAGCATTGGCGCCTCGCTGGCGGAGCCGTTGCGGTTGGAAGCTGGACTCGATAGCGCGGCCGTCAAGGCGCGGCTGGTCGAGGCGGTCGAGGCCGTGGGTCTCGATGCGGGCATGCTGGAGCGCTATCCGCATGAATTTTCCGGCGGGCAGCGGCAACGCCTCGCCATTGCGCGGGCGCTGGTGACGCGGCCGAAACTATTGGTGCTGGACGAGCCGGTATCGGCGCTGGATGTGTCGGTGCGCGGGGAAGTGCTGGCGCTGCTGTCGCGGCTGCAGGTGGAGTTTTCGCTGACCTATCTCATCATCAGCCATGACCTCGACATGGTGGCGGCGATGGCCGACCGGGTGCTGGTGATGGAGGCCGGGAAGATCATCGAGGAAGGCCGGCCGGAGCAGATCTTTGCGGCGCCGCAGCAGAAGCTGACGCGCGACCTAATGGCCGCGCGCCTGCCGGATATCGGTTAG
- a CDS encoding UPF0149 family protein, with protein MEDFEELSADHQRLDGLLTDLGEGGMMLSELDGYLCGIAVSPQVFSPEAFLPMVWSGVEGADETADRSALTDAVMARFGEISAELAEGRYEPLYELDEDEGVLWEVWIAGFEAAISLDLPSWESLLQSRKESRAQEAAYAIMSLLAASDPAISEEDASDPEMIRLQQDAPHLIPEIVVTLFEAHRSAAQAPIRSAAVGRNDPCPCGSGLKYKKCHGAG; from the coding sequence ATGGAAGACTTCGAAGAACTGTCCGCCGATCATCAGCGCCTCGATGGGCTGCTGACCGATCTGGGCGAAGGCGGCATGATGCTCAGCGAGCTCGATGGCTATCTCTGCGGCATTGCCGTCAGCCCGCAGGTCTTCTCGCCAGAGGCGTTCCTGCCCATGGTCTGGTCCGGCGTCGAAGGCGCCGACGAGACCGCCGACCGCTCCGCGCTGACCGATGCCGTCATGGCGCGCTTTGGCGAGATATCGGCCGAACTCGCCGAGGGCCGCTACGAACCGCTCTACGAACTCGACGAGGACGAAGGCGTGCTGTGGGAAGTCTGGATCGCCGGCTTCGAGGCTGCCATCAGCCTCGACCTGCCATCCTGGGAAAGCCTGCTGCAAAGCCGCAAGGAATCCCGCGCCCAGGAAGCCGCCTATGCCATCATGTCGCTGCTCGCTGCCAGCGATCCGGCGATCAGCGAGGAAGACGCCAGCGATCCCGAGATGATCCGGCTGCAGCAGGATGCGCCCCACCTCATTCCCGAAATCGTCGTCACCCTGTTCGAGGCCCATCGCAGTGCGGCGCAAGCCCCGATCCGCAGCGCCGCCGTTGGCCGCAACGATCCATGCCCCTGCGGCTCCGGCCTCAAATACAAGAAGTGCCACGGCGCCGGCTGA
- a CDS encoding alpha-glucosidase family protein — protein MTASPLMTEPKPADQTAIDNDWWRGAVIYQIYPRSFQDQNGDGVGDLVGITSRLDYVADLGVDAIWLSPVFTSPMKDFGYDVSDYRGIDPSFGTLEDFDRLVQKAHSLGLKVIIDQVISHSSDKHAWFAESRQNRTNARADWYVWADPKPDGTPPNNWLSIFGGSAWQWDSRRMQYYLHNFLVSQPDLNFHNPDVQDALLGDMRFWLERGVDGFRLDTVNFYFHSTGLESNPVVKAEDFNASTAPAVNPYNFQEHLYDKSRPENLDFLKRLRALMDEYPGKTTVGEIGDSQHQLEIMAQYTSGDDRLHMAYTFDYLGGEFSADHFRKSIAATEAGAPDGWICLAFSNHDVVRHVSRWASHGQEAAFTRLAATLILAMRGSVCLYQGEELGLKEAELSFSDLVDPYGIEFWPEFKGRDGCRTPMVWQTHVRNGAFSTAERTWLPVPAEHLTHAVDTQHNVEGSVLEFYRAVLQFRRAHPALGKGTIELVPAEGNVLAFIRSDGTERLLCVFNMGETEAEFTLPSDLTPTDAGCPGVTATPASGKLLLEPFGAYIGTL, from the coding sequence ATGACTGCCTCGCCCCTGATGACCGAGCCGAAACCGGCCGACCAGACCGCAATCGACAATGACTGGTGGCGCGGCGCGGTGATCTACCAGATCTATCCGCGCTCCTTCCAGGACCAGAATGGCGATGGCGTCGGCGATCTCGTCGGCATCACCAGCCGCCTCGACTACGTCGCCGACCTCGGGGTCGACGCCATCTGGCTGTCACCCGTCTTTACCTCGCCGATGAAGGATTTCGGCTACGACGTCTCCGACTATCGCGGCATCGACCCCAGCTTCGGCACGCTGGAGGACTTTGATCGCCTCGTGCAGAAGGCCCATTCGCTGGGCCTCAAGGTCATCATCGATCAGGTGATTTCCCACTCATCTGACAAGCATGCCTGGTTCGCCGAAAGCCGGCAGAACCGCACCAATGCCCGTGCCGACTGGTATGTCTGGGCCGATCCCAAGCCTGACGGCACCCCGCCCAACAACTGGCTCTCCATCTTCGGCGGCTCCGCCTGGCAGTGGGACAGCCGGCGCATGCAATATTATCTGCACAATTTCCTCGTTTCCCAGCCCGACCTCAACTTCCACAATCCCGACGTGCAGGACGCCCTGCTCGGCGACATGCGCTTCTGGCTCGAGCGCGGCGTCGACGGCTTCCGCCTCGATACGGTGAATTTCTACTTCCACTCCACGGGCCTCGAATCCAACCCCGTGGTCAAGGCCGAGGACTTCAACGCCTCGACCGCCCCCGCGGTGAATCCCTATAATTTCCAGGAGCACCTCTACGACAAGTCCCGCCCGGAGAACCTCGATTTCCTCAAGCGCCTGCGCGCCCTGATGGACGAATATCCCGGCAAGACCACCGTCGGTGAAATCGGCGACAGCCAGCACCAGCTCGAGATCATGGCCCAATACACCTCGGGCGATGACCGCCTGCACATGGCCTATACCTTCGACTATCTGGGCGGCGAATTCTCCGCCGATCATTTCCGCAAGTCGATTGCCGCCACCGAAGCCGGCGCCCCCGATGGCTGGATCTGCCTCGCCTTTTCCAACCACGACGTGGTCCGCCATGTCAGCCGCTGGGCCAGCCACGGCCAGGAAGCTGCCTTCACCCGCCTCGCCGCCACGCTGATCCTTGCCATGCGCGGCTCGGTCTGCCTCTATCAGGGCGAGGAACTGGGCCTCAAGGAAGCCGAGTTGTCCTTTTCCGACCTGGTCGATCCCTATGGCATCGAGTTCTGGCCCGAGTTCAAGGGCCGCGACGGCTGCCGCACGCCCATGGTCTGGCAGACCCACGTCCGCAACGGCGCCTTCTCGACCGCCGAACGCACCTGGCTGCCCGTTCCCGCCGAACACCTGACCCATGCCGTCGACACCCAGCACAATGTCGAGGGCTCCGTCCTCGAATTCTATCGCGCCGTGCTGCAGTTCCGCCGCGCTCATCCGGCTCTGGGCAAGGGCACGATCGAGCTGGTCCCCGCCGAAGGCAATGTCCTCGCCTTCATCCGCAGCGACGGCACCGAGCGCCTGCTCTGCGTCTTCAACATGGGCGAGACCGAGGCCGAATTCACCCTGCCGTCGGACCTCACCCCGACCGACGCCGGCTGCCCCGGCGTCACGGCGACGCCCGCAAGCGGCAAGCTCCTGCTGGAACCCTTCGGCGCCTACATCGGCACGCTTTGA
- a CDS encoding Mrp/NBP35 family ATP-binding protein translates to MADTELAAAIKSALAAVEIPGGGDLAGYAGLSDIIVTPGAVAFAIAVAPGMEAAFGPAREQAAAVAQNLAGTRKIMVSLTGGKAPPKSGPTFSHGKPVPAGKTPVPGIKHIIAVGSGKGGVGKSTTAVNIALALQAEGFKTGILDADLYGPSIPKLLGLEGQPAIRDDGIFTPHDAYGLKAMSIGSMLVKDQAVVWRGPMATSALRQLLRETDWGQLDILVIDLPPGTGDIHISLFQQAEVDGVIIVSTPQDLALIDAKKAIDMLPRFGVPILGLIENMSYFIAPDTGTRYDIFGTGGAERAAADLGIPFLGAVPLVMSIREGSDAGRPPVVSEPDGSEAQAYRQLARSMLTRYPTLKS, encoded by the coding sequence ATGGCCGATACCGAACTCGCCGCCGCCATCAAATCCGCTCTTGCCGCCGTGGAAATCCCCGGCGGCGGTGATTTGGCCGGCTATGCGGGCCTTTCCGATATCATCGTCACCCCCGGCGCCGTGGCTTTCGCCATTGCCGTCGCTCCGGGCATGGAAGCCGCCTTCGGTCCCGCCCGCGAACAGGCGGCCGCCGTCGCACAAAACCTCGCCGGCACCCGCAAGATCATGGTGTCGCTGACCGGCGGCAAGGCACCGCCCAAATCCGGCCCGACCTTCTCCCACGGCAAGCCCGTCCCGGCCGGCAAAACTCCCGTGCCCGGCATCAAGCACATCATCGCCGTTGGTTCCGGCAAGGGCGGCGTCGGCAAATCGACCACGGCCGTCAACATCGCCCTCGCCCTTCAGGCCGAAGGCTTCAAGACCGGTATACTGGACGCCGACCTCTACGGCCCGTCCATCCCCAAACTCCTCGGCCTTGAAGGCCAGCCCGCCATTCGCGACGACGGCATCTTCACGCCCCACGACGCCTATGGCCTCAAGGCCATGTCCATCGGCTCCATGCTGGTCAAGGATCAGGCGGTGGTCTGGCGCGGCCCCATGGCAACCTCCGCCCTGCGCCAGCTGCTGCGCGAAACCGATTGGGGTCAGCTCGATATCCTCGTCATCGACCTGCCGCCCGGCACCGGCGACATCCATATCTCGCTCTTCCAGCAGGCCGAGGTCGATGGCGTCATCATCGTCTCGACCCCGCAGGACCTCGCGCTGATCGATGCCAAGAAGGCCATCGACATGCTGCCGCGCTTCGGTGTGCCCATCCTCGGCCTCATCGAAAACATGAGTTACTTCATCGCCCCCGACACCGGCACCCGCTACGACATCTTCGGCACTGGTGGCGCCGAACGGGCCGCCGCCGACCTCGGCATCCCCTTCCTCGGTGCGGTCCCGCTGGTCATGTCGATCCGCGAAGGCAGCGACGCGGGTCGCCCGCCGGTCGTATCCGAGCCCGACGGCAGCGAAGCCCAGGCATATCGCCAGCTTGCTCGCAGCATGCTGACCCGCTATCCCACCCTCAAATCATAA
- a CDS encoding tripartite tricarboxylate transporter substrate binding protein encodes MTWTALAIAGVFVLAAPVQAQDFPNQPINLVVPFAAGGSTDLVGRVVAEAMSQQLGQQVLVVNQAGAGGVLGATAVADAPPDGYTILMGTIATHALSASLYATPPFDPSADFEPISLLVTVPNVLLVNPDFPASNVEELIAKLKAEPETHAYASSGNGTPLHLSGELFKSMTGTDMVHVPYQGSGPALVDALSGAVPIIFDNLPSATEHMKAGTLRPLAVTTLERAASFPDVPTMDEAGVPGYETNTWNALFAPAGTPPEVVAKLNQAAVAAVSDPAVAARLAEVGAVVVASSSEELATHVAEEVARWAPVIAEAGVTVQ; translated from the coding sequence ATGACATGGACTGCCCTGGCCATCGCCGGGGTTTTTGTTCTCGCAGCGCCTGTTCAGGCGCAGGATTTCCCCAACCAGCCGATCAATCTTGTCGTGCCCTTTGCGGCCGGTGGCTCCACCGATCTCGTCGGACGCGTCGTTGCCGAGGCCATGAGCCAGCAACTGGGCCAGCAGGTTCTCGTGGTCAACCAGGCCGGCGCCGGCGGCGTGCTCGGCGCCACGGCTGTCGCCGATGCCCCGCCCGATGGCTACACCATTCTCATGGGCACCATCGCCACCCACGCCCTCAGTGCCTCGCTCTATGCGACCCCACCCTTCGATCCCTCGGCCGATTTCGAGCCCATCTCGCTGCTCGTCACCGTGCCCAATGTCCTGCTGGTCAATCCAGACTTCCCCGCCAGCAATGTCGAGGAACTGATCGCCAAGCTCAAGGCCGAGCCGGAAACCCACGCCTATGCCTCCTCGGGCAATGGCACGCCGCTGCATCTCTCGGGCGAATTGTTCAAGTCCATGACCGGGACCGACATGGTTCACGTGCCCTATCAGGGCTCGGGCCCGGCCCTTGTCGATGCCCTCTCGGGCGCTGTGCCGATCATCTTCGACAATCTGCCCTCGGCCACCGAACACATGAAGGCGGGCACCCTGCGGCCGCTCGCTGTAACCACGCTCGAACGCGCGGCCAGCTTCCCCGATGTGCCGACAATGGATGAAGCTGGCGTCCCCGGCTACGAAACCAACACCTGGAACGCGCTCTTCGCCCCAGCCGGCACGCCACCCGAAGTGGTCGCCAAGCTCAACCAGGCCGCCGTCGCCGCCGTCAGCGACCCGGCCGTGGCGGCGCGCCTCGCCGAAGTGGGCGCGGTGGTCGTTGCGTCGTCCTCCGAGGAGCTCGCCACCCACGTTGCCGAAGAAGTCGCCCGCTGGGCGCCGGTGATCGCCGAAGCGGGCGTGACGGTACAATAG